The Oncorhynchus gorbuscha isolate QuinsamMale2020 ecotype Even-year unplaced genomic scaffold, OgorEven_v1.0 Un_scaffold_390, whole genome shotgun sequence genome includes a region encoding these proteins:
- the LOC124018113 gene encoding paired amphipathic helix protein Sin3a-like isoform X2, whose protein sequence is MKRRVEDQEPVFASQQQRRPPVPGTAEGFQHRVLAPAVYEAVTDNMQPSPGIQYSIPQGYQVPTMPQNSSGHGHASSPAALVGPHPHSPAVQSQGAAVVQSHAHPLAPMAPSQGAQFQRLKVEDALSYLDQVKLQFGNQPQVYNDFLDIMKEFKSQSIDTPGVISRVSQLFKGHPDLIMGFNTFLPPGYKIEVQTNEQVNVTTPGQIHYITPHGISVQNLPVTGPPSQPVPHHHQALQLPSGPPTSTATASTALPTQPTPAKTSKPMQSPALTPTSQPNPSIPSYASPRSPSVQSHAPVSSTPSSGPPLQNNQPVEFNHAINYVNKIKNRFQGQPDIYKAFLEILHTYQKEQRNAKEAGGNYTPALTEQEVYAQVARLFKNQEDLLSEFGQFLPDANSSVLLSKTTADRAESVRNDHGTTVKRQRLNQNGCPIRRHSGAGATPPVKKKPKMLGKDHAMAEASKHSIGTESLFFEKVRKALRSSEAYDNFLRCLLIFNQEVISRAELVQLVLPFLGKFPELFSWFKNFLGYRESSHIESFPKERTTEGMAMEIDYASCKRLGSSYRALPKSYTQPKCTGRTPLCKEVLNDTWVSFPSWSEDSTFVSSKKTQYEEHIYRCEDERFELDVVLETNLATIRALEAVQRRLSRMTAEEQVKFRLDNTMGGCSEVIHRKAIQRIYGDKAADIIDGLKRNPAVSVPIVLKRLKMKEEEWREAQRGFNKIWREQNEKYYLKSLDHQGINFKQNDTKVFRSKTLLNEIETIYDERQEQASEDTAPMPGGPHMTLTYQDSQILEDAAALIIHHVKRQVGIQKEDKYKIKQVIHHFIPDMLFARRGELSDVEEEEDEEEEEEEDETGPDEDGSKKHNGLAGSGGSAKSKLLFGNTGAQKLRGLDDVYNLYYVNNNWYIFQRLHQILCLRLLRIYGQAERQIEEDCREREWEREVLGVKRDKSENPAVQLRLKEPMDIEVEDYYSAFLEMVRNLLDGNMEPTQYEDSLREMFTIHAYTAFTMDKLIQSIVRQLQHIVSDELCVRVTDLYLSQSTNKATGGALSTQASRATAEGAYQRKAEQLMSDENCFKLMFVKSQGSVTLTLELLDTEEENSDEPAETERWCDYVGRYLNSDSASPELREHLAQKPVFLPRNLRRIRKCQRGWEQLQQAKAATGTLEKSHSAEDLKMECMFKLNSYKMVYVFKSEDYMYRRTALTRAHQSHQRVHTRLHRRFQGLVDTWAKEHVTSDMATDTRKWLMGERREGLLPCTTTRDPQVLYYLKINRYHVTYHGSSSGAP, encoded by the exons ATGAAGCGGCGTGTGGAGGATCAGGAACCAGTATTTGCGTCCCAGCAGCAGCGTCGCCCCCCAGTCCCAGGTACTGCGGAGGGCTTCCAGCACCGCGTCCTAGCCCCAGCCGTGTACGAGGCCGTCACCGACAACATGCAGCCTTCCCCCGGCATCCAATACTCCATCCCCCAGGGTTACCAG GTTCCCACAATGCCCCAGAACTCCAGTGGCCATGGACATGCCTCTAGTCCCGCTGCACTTGTCGGGCCCCACCCCCACAGTCCAGCTGTCCAATCACAGGGGGCTGCGGTGGTCCAGAGCCATGCCCATCCTTTGGCCCCTATGGCCCCCTCACAGGGTGCCCAGTTCCAGCGACTCAAG GTTGAAGATGCTCTGTCCTACTTGGACCAAGTGAAACTGCAGTTTGGGAATCAGCCTCAAGTCTACAACGACTTCCTTGACATCATGAAAGAGTTCAAGTCACAGAG CATCGACACTCCAGGTGTGATCAGCCGTGTCTCCCAGCTCTTCAAGGGCCACCCAGACCTCATCATGGGATTCAACACCTTCCTGCCGCCGGGCTACAAGATCGAGGTCCAGACCAACGAGCAGGTCAACGTGACCACGCCAGGACAGATCCACTACATCACCCCGCACGGCATCTCTGTCCAGAACCTCCCCGTTACGGGGCCACCCAGCCAGCCGGTGCCCCATCATCACCAGGCCCTGCAGCTGCCCAGTGGACCCCCCACCAGCACCGCCACAGCCAGCACCGCTCTACCCAcccagcctacaccggccaagaCCAGCAAG CCGATGCAGTCTCCTGCCCTGACCCCGACTAGCCAACCCAACCCATCAATCCCATCCTATGCCTCCCCACGGTCCCCCTCGGTCCAGTCCCACGCCCCGGTGAGCAGCACCCCTTCCAGCGGGCCTCCCCTGCAAAACAACCAGCCAGTGGAGTTCAACCACGCCATCAACTACGTCAACAAGATCAAGAACCGCTTCCAGGGGCAGCCCGACATCTACAAAGCCTTCTTGGAGATCCTGCACACTTACCAG AAGGAGCAGCGAAACGCGAAGGAGGCGGGGGGGAACTACACTCCGGCATTAACAGAGCAGGAGGTGTACGCTCAGGTGGCACGGCTCTTCAAGAACCAGGAGGACCTGCTCTCGGAGTTCGGACAGTTCTTACCGGATGCCAACAGTTCAGTG CTGCTGAGCAAGACCACGGCCGACCGGGCGGAGTCGGTGCGCAACGACCACGGCACCACGGTCAAGAGGCAGCGGCTCAACCAGAACGGCTGTCCAATCCGGAGGCATTCTGGAGCGGGCGCAACGCCTCCCGTCAAG AAGAAACCCAAGATGTTGGGGAAAGACCATGCCATGGCTGAGGCCAGCAAACACAGCATCGGCACAGAATCTCTCTTCTTTGAAAAG GTGAGGAAAGCCCTCCGGAGCTCTGAGGCCTATGACAACTTCCTGCGTTGTCTGCTCATCTTTAACCAGGAAGTGATTTCTCGTGCAGAGCTTGTGCAGCTAGTGCTGCCATTCCTGGG AAAATTCCCAGAGCTGTTCTCCTGGTTCAAAAACTTCCTGGGCTACAGAGAGTCCAGCCACATCGAGAGCTTTCCCAAGGAGAGGACCACAGAAGGCATGGCCATGGAGATTGACTACGCTTCCTGTAAGAGGTTGGGCTCCAGCTACAGGGCGCTACCCAAGAGCTACACACAGCCCAAGTGTACAGGGAGGACCCCACTGTGTAAAGAG GTCCTGAATGACACGTGGGTGTCGTTCCCTTCGTGGTCAGAGGATTCCACCTTTGTCAGCTCCAAGAAGACCCAGTATGAGGAGCATATTTACAGATGTGAGGACGAGCGCTTCGAG CTGGACGTGGTGCTGGAGACCAACCTGGCCACCATAAGAGCTCTGGAGGCCGTACAGAGGAGGCTGTCGCGCATGACGGCCGAGGAACAGGTCAAGTTCCGGCTGGACAACACCATGGGCGGCTGCTCCGAGGTCATCCACCGCAAGGCCATCCAGAGGATATACGGCGACAAGGCCGCCGACATCATCGACGGGCTCAAGAGGAACCCGGCTGTGTCCGTCCCTATAGTACTCAAGAG GTTAAAGATGAAAGAAGAAGAATGGAGGGAAGCCCAGAGAGGATTCAACAAGATCTGGAGGGAGCAGAATGAGAAGTATTACCTCAAGTCCCTGGACCACCAAGGCATCAACTTCAAGCAGAATGACACCAAGGTGTTCCGCTCAAAGACCTtgctcaatgagattgagacCATCTACGATGAG CGACAGGAACAGGCTTCCGAGGACACGGCCCCCATGCCTGGCGGGCCCCACATGACCCTGACCTACCAGGACAGCCAGATCCTGGAGGACGCTGCCGCGCTCATCATCCACCACGTCAAGAGGCAGGTCGGCATCCAGAAGGAGGACAAGTACAAGATCAAACAGGTCATCCACCACTTTATCCCAGACATGCTGTTCGCCCGGCGCGGGGAGCTGtcggatgtagaggaagaggaagacgaggaggaggaagaggaagaagacgaAACCGGGCCAGATGAAGACGGGTCAAAGAAGCACAACGGGTTGGCTGGCAGTGGTGGCTCCGCTAAGTCTAAGCTGCTATTCGGCAACACGGGGGCACAGAAACTGCGTGGCCTAGACGACGTCTACAACCTCTACTACGtcaacaacaactggtacatCTTCCAGCGCCTGCATCAGATCCTCTGTTTGCGGTTGTTGCGCATCTacgggcaggcagagaggcagatcgAGGAGGACTGCAGGGAacgggagtgggagagggaggtgCTGGGTGTCAAACGGGATAAGAGTGAGAATCCTGCCGTCCAGCTGAGACTAAAGGAGCCCA TGGACATTGAAGTGGAGGACTACTACTCTGCCTTCCTGGAGATGGTGCGGAACCTCCTGGACGGTAACATGGAGCCCACCCAGTACGAGGACTCCCTCAGGGAGATGTTCACCATCCACGCCTACACTGCCTTCACCATGGACAAGCTCATCCAGAGCATTGTCAGACAG CTCCAGCACATTGTGAGTGATGAGCTCTGCGTGCGCGTGACAGACCTTTACCTGAGCCAGAGCACCAACAAGGCCACCGGCGGCGCCCTGTCCACCCAGGCCTCCAGAGCGACCGCCGAGGGGGCATACCAGCGCAAGGCGGAGCAGCTCATGTCCGACGAGAACTGCTTCAAG CTGATGTTTGTGAAGAGCCAAGGCAGCGTGACCCTGACCCTGGAGCTGCTTGACACGGAGGAGGAGAACTCTGACGAACCCGCTGAgacagag CGGTGGTGCGACTACGTGGGACGCTACCTGAACTCGGACTCAGCGTCTCCAGAGCTGCGCGAGCACCTGGCCCAAAAGCCTGTGTTCCTCCCCAG GAACCTTCGGCGGATCCGGAAGTGCCAGAGAGGGTGGGAGCAGCTGCAGCAGGCGAAGGCGGCTACGGGGACGTTGGAGAAGTCCCACAGTGCTGAGGACCTGAAGATGGAGTGCATGTTCAAACTCAACTCATACAAGATGGTGTACGTCTTCAAGTCGGAGGACTACATGTACAGGCGCACTGCGTTGACCCGGGCTCATCAG TCCCACCAGAGAGTCCACACTCGCCTGCACCGCCGCTTCCAAGGCTTGGTGGACACCTGGGCCAAGGAACACGTGACCAGCGACATGGCCACCGACACCCGCAAGTGGCTGATGGGAGAGCGTCGCGAGGGTCTGTTGCCGTGCACCACCACCCGGGATCCCCAGGTCCTCTATTACCTGAAAATCAACAGATACCATGTGACGTATCATGGCAGCTCCTCAGGGGCACCTTAG
- the LOC124018113 gene encoding paired amphipathic helix protein Sin3a-like isoform X1 — MKRRVEDQEPVFASQQQRRPPVPGTAEGFQHRVLAPAVYEAVTDNMQPSPGIQYSIPQGYQVPTMPQNSSGHGHASSPAALVGPHPHSPAVQSQGAAVVQSHAHPLAPMAPSQGAQFQRLKVEDALSYLDQVKLQFGNQPQVYNDFLDIMKEFKSQSIDTPGVISRVSQLFKGHPDLIMGFNTFLPPGYKIEVQTNEQVNVTTPGQIHYITPHGISVQNLPVTGPPSQPVPHHHQALQLPSGPPTSTATASTALPTQPTPAKTSKPMQSPALTPTSQPNPSIPSYASPRSPSVQSHAPVSSTPSSGPPLQNNQPVEFNHAINYVNKIKNRFQGQPDIYKAFLEILHTYQKEQRNAKEAGGNYTPALTEQEVYAQVARLFKNQEDLLSEFGQFLPDANSSVSCPPFLQLLSKTTADRAESVRNDHGTTVKRQRLNQNGCPIRRHSGAGATPPVKKKPKMLGKDHAMAEASKHSIGTESLFFEKVRKALRSSEAYDNFLRCLLIFNQEVISRAELVQLVLPFLGKFPELFSWFKNFLGYRESSHIESFPKERTTEGMAMEIDYASCKRLGSSYRALPKSYTQPKCTGRTPLCKEVLNDTWVSFPSWSEDSTFVSSKKTQYEEHIYRCEDERFELDVVLETNLATIRALEAVQRRLSRMTAEEQVKFRLDNTMGGCSEVIHRKAIQRIYGDKAADIIDGLKRNPAVSVPIVLKRLKMKEEEWREAQRGFNKIWREQNEKYYLKSLDHQGINFKQNDTKVFRSKTLLNEIETIYDERQEQASEDTAPMPGGPHMTLTYQDSQILEDAAALIIHHVKRQVGIQKEDKYKIKQVIHHFIPDMLFARRGELSDVEEEEDEEEEEEEDETGPDEDGSKKHNGLAGSGGSAKSKLLFGNTGAQKLRGLDDVYNLYYVNNNWYIFQRLHQILCLRLLRIYGQAERQIEEDCREREWEREVLGVKRDKSENPAVQLRLKEPMDIEVEDYYSAFLEMVRNLLDGNMEPTQYEDSLREMFTIHAYTAFTMDKLIQSIVRQLQHIVSDELCVRVTDLYLSQSTNKATGGALSTQASRATAEGAYQRKAEQLMSDENCFKLMFVKSQGSVTLTLELLDTEEENSDEPAETERWCDYVGRYLNSDSASPELREHLAQKPVFLPRNLRRIRKCQRGWEQLQQAKAATGTLEKSHSAEDLKMECMFKLNSYKMVYVFKSEDYMYRRTALTRAHQSHQRVHTRLHRRFQGLVDTWAKEHVTSDMATDTRKWLMGERREGLLPCTTTRDPQVLYYLKINRYHVTYHGSSSGAP, encoded by the exons ATGAAGCGGCGTGTGGAGGATCAGGAACCAGTATTTGCGTCCCAGCAGCAGCGTCGCCCCCCAGTCCCAGGTACTGCGGAGGGCTTCCAGCACCGCGTCCTAGCCCCAGCCGTGTACGAGGCCGTCACCGACAACATGCAGCCTTCCCCCGGCATCCAATACTCCATCCCCCAGGGTTACCAG GTTCCCACAATGCCCCAGAACTCCAGTGGCCATGGACATGCCTCTAGTCCCGCTGCACTTGTCGGGCCCCACCCCCACAGTCCAGCTGTCCAATCACAGGGGGCTGCGGTGGTCCAGAGCCATGCCCATCCTTTGGCCCCTATGGCCCCCTCACAGGGTGCCCAGTTCCAGCGACTCAAG GTTGAAGATGCTCTGTCCTACTTGGACCAAGTGAAACTGCAGTTTGGGAATCAGCCTCAAGTCTACAACGACTTCCTTGACATCATGAAAGAGTTCAAGTCACAGAG CATCGACACTCCAGGTGTGATCAGCCGTGTCTCCCAGCTCTTCAAGGGCCACCCAGACCTCATCATGGGATTCAACACCTTCCTGCCGCCGGGCTACAAGATCGAGGTCCAGACCAACGAGCAGGTCAACGTGACCACGCCAGGACAGATCCACTACATCACCCCGCACGGCATCTCTGTCCAGAACCTCCCCGTTACGGGGCCACCCAGCCAGCCGGTGCCCCATCATCACCAGGCCCTGCAGCTGCCCAGTGGACCCCCCACCAGCACCGCCACAGCCAGCACCGCTCTACCCAcccagcctacaccggccaagaCCAGCAAG CCGATGCAGTCTCCTGCCCTGACCCCGACTAGCCAACCCAACCCATCAATCCCATCCTATGCCTCCCCACGGTCCCCCTCGGTCCAGTCCCACGCCCCGGTGAGCAGCACCCCTTCCAGCGGGCCTCCCCTGCAAAACAACCAGCCAGTGGAGTTCAACCACGCCATCAACTACGTCAACAAGATCAAGAACCGCTTCCAGGGGCAGCCCGACATCTACAAAGCCTTCTTGGAGATCCTGCACACTTACCAG AAGGAGCAGCGAAACGCGAAGGAGGCGGGGGGGAACTACACTCCGGCATTAACAGAGCAGGAGGTGTACGCTCAGGTGGCACGGCTCTTCAAGAACCAGGAGGACCTGCTCTCGGAGTTCGGACAGTTCTTACCGGATGCCAACAGTTCAGTG AGTTGTCCCCCTTTTCTCCAGCTGCTGAGCAAGACCACGGCCGACCGGGCGGAGTCGGTGCGCAACGACCACGGCACCACGGTCAAGAGGCAGCGGCTCAACCAGAACGGCTGTCCAATCCGGAGGCATTCTGGAGCGGGCGCAACGCCTCCCGTCAAG AAGAAACCCAAGATGTTGGGGAAAGACCATGCCATGGCTGAGGCCAGCAAACACAGCATCGGCACAGAATCTCTCTTCTTTGAAAAG GTGAGGAAAGCCCTCCGGAGCTCTGAGGCCTATGACAACTTCCTGCGTTGTCTGCTCATCTTTAACCAGGAAGTGATTTCTCGTGCAGAGCTTGTGCAGCTAGTGCTGCCATTCCTGGG AAAATTCCCAGAGCTGTTCTCCTGGTTCAAAAACTTCCTGGGCTACAGAGAGTCCAGCCACATCGAGAGCTTTCCCAAGGAGAGGACCACAGAAGGCATGGCCATGGAGATTGACTACGCTTCCTGTAAGAGGTTGGGCTCCAGCTACAGGGCGCTACCCAAGAGCTACACACAGCCCAAGTGTACAGGGAGGACCCCACTGTGTAAAGAG GTCCTGAATGACACGTGGGTGTCGTTCCCTTCGTGGTCAGAGGATTCCACCTTTGTCAGCTCCAAGAAGACCCAGTATGAGGAGCATATTTACAGATGTGAGGACGAGCGCTTCGAG CTGGACGTGGTGCTGGAGACCAACCTGGCCACCATAAGAGCTCTGGAGGCCGTACAGAGGAGGCTGTCGCGCATGACGGCCGAGGAACAGGTCAAGTTCCGGCTGGACAACACCATGGGCGGCTGCTCCGAGGTCATCCACCGCAAGGCCATCCAGAGGATATACGGCGACAAGGCCGCCGACATCATCGACGGGCTCAAGAGGAACCCGGCTGTGTCCGTCCCTATAGTACTCAAGAG GTTAAAGATGAAAGAAGAAGAATGGAGGGAAGCCCAGAGAGGATTCAACAAGATCTGGAGGGAGCAGAATGAGAAGTATTACCTCAAGTCCCTGGACCACCAAGGCATCAACTTCAAGCAGAATGACACCAAGGTGTTCCGCTCAAAGACCTtgctcaatgagattgagacCATCTACGATGAG CGACAGGAACAGGCTTCCGAGGACACGGCCCCCATGCCTGGCGGGCCCCACATGACCCTGACCTACCAGGACAGCCAGATCCTGGAGGACGCTGCCGCGCTCATCATCCACCACGTCAAGAGGCAGGTCGGCATCCAGAAGGAGGACAAGTACAAGATCAAACAGGTCATCCACCACTTTATCCCAGACATGCTGTTCGCCCGGCGCGGGGAGCTGtcggatgtagaggaagaggaagacgaggaggaggaagaggaagaagacgaAACCGGGCCAGATGAAGACGGGTCAAAGAAGCACAACGGGTTGGCTGGCAGTGGTGGCTCCGCTAAGTCTAAGCTGCTATTCGGCAACACGGGGGCACAGAAACTGCGTGGCCTAGACGACGTCTACAACCTCTACTACGtcaacaacaactggtacatCTTCCAGCGCCTGCATCAGATCCTCTGTTTGCGGTTGTTGCGCATCTacgggcaggcagagaggcagatcgAGGAGGACTGCAGGGAacgggagtgggagagggaggtgCTGGGTGTCAAACGGGATAAGAGTGAGAATCCTGCCGTCCAGCTGAGACTAAAGGAGCCCA TGGACATTGAAGTGGAGGACTACTACTCTGCCTTCCTGGAGATGGTGCGGAACCTCCTGGACGGTAACATGGAGCCCACCCAGTACGAGGACTCCCTCAGGGAGATGTTCACCATCCACGCCTACACTGCCTTCACCATGGACAAGCTCATCCAGAGCATTGTCAGACAG CTCCAGCACATTGTGAGTGATGAGCTCTGCGTGCGCGTGACAGACCTTTACCTGAGCCAGAGCACCAACAAGGCCACCGGCGGCGCCCTGTCCACCCAGGCCTCCAGAGCGACCGCCGAGGGGGCATACCAGCGCAAGGCGGAGCAGCTCATGTCCGACGAGAACTGCTTCAAG CTGATGTTTGTGAAGAGCCAAGGCAGCGTGACCCTGACCCTGGAGCTGCTTGACACGGAGGAGGAGAACTCTGACGAACCCGCTGAgacagag CGGTGGTGCGACTACGTGGGACGCTACCTGAACTCGGACTCAGCGTCTCCAGAGCTGCGCGAGCACCTGGCCCAAAAGCCTGTGTTCCTCCCCAG GAACCTTCGGCGGATCCGGAAGTGCCAGAGAGGGTGGGAGCAGCTGCAGCAGGCGAAGGCGGCTACGGGGACGTTGGAGAAGTCCCACAGTGCTGAGGACCTGAAGATGGAGTGCATGTTCAAACTCAACTCATACAAGATGGTGTACGTCTTCAAGTCGGAGGACTACATGTACAGGCGCACTGCGTTGACCCGGGCTCATCAG TCCCACCAGAGAGTCCACACTCGCCTGCACCGCCGCTTCCAAGGCTTGGTGGACACCTGGGCCAAGGAACACGTGACCAGCGACATGGCCACCGACACCCGCAAGTGGCTGATGGGAGAGCGTCGCGAGGGTCTGTTGCCGTGCACCACCACCCGGGATCCCCAGGTCCTCTATTACCTGAAAATCAACAGATACCATGTGACGTATCATGGCAGCTCCTCAGGGGCACCTTAG